The following coding sequences are from one Streptomyces dengpaensis window:
- the sbnA gene encoding 2,3-diaminopropionate biosynthesis protein SbnA, with amino-acid sequence MPVISVPQEFNEDDLYVDLEGIIGHPLFLKCEGFNFAGSIKLKAATEMVEAAERDGLLTPDSVLVESSSGNLGVALSMIAASKGYQFLCVTDSRCNLATRLMMEALGSQVHVITEPDPVGGFLGARIDHVRALCASDDRYLWLNQYANPSNGMAHFHRTAPAIARQFPDLDVLFVGAGTTGTLMGCARYFREWHRPVRVVAVDSVGSVTFGGAPGRRMIPGLGTSRRPQLLDESYVDDVVRVTEADTIRACHQLARRGFLFGGSTGTVVSGAADWLARQEGRKLTAVAIAPDLGERYLETIYQTNWVRDLYGEDVLGSPEPATAPQAA; translated from the coding sequence ATGCCCGTCATATCCGTTCCCCAGGAATTCAACGAGGACGACCTCTACGTCGACCTCGAGGGAATCATCGGGCACCCGCTGTTCCTCAAATGCGAGGGCTTCAATTTCGCCGGATCGATCAAACTCAAGGCCGCCACCGAAATGGTCGAGGCCGCCGAACGCGACGGCCTGCTGACGCCGGACTCGGTTCTCGTCGAGTCGTCCTCGGGCAACCTGGGCGTGGCCCTGAGCATGATCGCGGCCAGCAAGGGCTACCAGTTCCTGTGCGTGACCGACTCCCGCTGCAACCTGGCGACCAGGCTGATGATGGAGGCCCTGGGCAGCCAGGTCCACGTCATCACCGAGCCCGACCCCGTCGGCGGCTTCCTCGGCGCGCGCATCGACCACGTCCGCGCGCTGTGCGCTTCCGACGACCGCTATCTGTGGCTCAACCAGTACGCCAACCCCAGCAACGGCATGGCCCACTTCCACAGGACCGCGCCTGCCATCGCCCGGCAGTTCCCCGACCTGGATGTGCTGTTCGTCGGGGCGGGCACCACCGGGACCCTGATGGGCTGCGCCCGCTACTTCCGCGAGTGGCACCGGCCGGTGCGCGTCGTGGCCGTCGACAGCGTGGGCTCGGTGACCTTCGGGGGCGCCCCGGGCCGGCGGATGATTCCCGGCCTTGGCACCAGCAGGCGGCCGCAGCTGCTGGACGAGTCCTACGTCGACGATGTGGTGCGCGTGACGGAGGCCGACACCATCCGGGCCTGTCACCAGTTGGCCAGGCGTGGATTTCTGTTCGGGGGCTCCACCGGCACGGTGGTCAGCGGCGCGGCGGACTGGCTGGCCCGGCAGGAGGGACGGAAGCTGACCGCGGTCGCCATCGCCCCGGATCTGGGTGAGCGGTATCTGGAGACCATCTACCAGACCAACTGGGTGAGGGACCTGTACGGCGAGGACGTCCTCGGCTCCCCGGAGCCGGCCACCGCACCCCAGGCGGCCTGA
- a CDS encoding Pls/PosA family non-ribosomal peptide synthetase translates to MSAKTVEVLHADPADVSTPQDGGDAGPATGPQRLLAEVLAGVLHVEQVPADGHFFNDLGADSLVMAQFCARVRKRADLPTVSMKDIYRHSTIRSLATALADAAPVPSPAPVAEASAPAQTPTGVGASSDAAAAAGTRRYIVCGMLQFLFFLVHSCLAALAGAAGYEWISAGSGLLDVYLRAVLFAGAGFVALCTVPIVAKWALIGRWRSGEFPVWGMAYLRFWVVKTLIRTSPLRLFAGSPLYVLYLRALGARIGKGVTILSRTIPVCTDLLTIGEGTVIRNDVSLSCYRAQSGLIRTGPVTLGSNVLVSEHTVLDIDTAMGDGAQLGHASSLHTGQVVPDGEPWHGSPAQPTEVDYRTVGPTGCSTARRTGYCLVQLLILLTVYLPLAMVGVSVLLAGVPQLHGLLNQQSAALTSPAFYADALAVSLTVFFGSLLAGLLVVGTVPRVLNRAIKPGKVYPLYGFHYGIHRAIVLLTNRKSFTTLFGDSSGIVHYLRYVGYDLSRVEQTGSNFGTEVRHENPYLSSVGTGTMIADGLSVMNADFSSTSFRVSRTSIGPRNFLGNRIAYPPQGKTGDNCLLATKVMVPIDGPVREGVGLLGSPSFEIPRTVMRDNKFSHLQTGDELRRRLAAKNRHNAATAGLYLLARLIHLFVITLIAMVTVDLYPSLGAPAIALAGLLTLTFTVVYFALIERAAAGFKPQKPLYCSIYEPSFWRHERFWKMASVDYIQIFDGTPFKNVIWRLMGARIGKRVFDDGCFLPERTLVTIGDDSTLNAGTVIQCHSQEDGAFKSDRSTLGSGCTLGVGAFVHYGVTIGDSALLAPDSFLMKGEEIPSRAQWGGNPARDMPDSQTRLEARQERNAAHAAPARGN, encoded by the coding sequence GTGTCAGCGAAAACTGTGGAGGTCTTGCATGCCGATCCGGCTGACGTCTCCACCCCCCAGGACGGCGGGGACGCCGGCCCGGCGACCGGCCCCCAGAGGCTTCTGGCCGAGGTGCTGGCCGGCGTCCTGCACGTCGAGCAGGTGCCGGCTGACGGTCACTTCTTCAACGACCTGGGCGCCGATTCCCTGGTCATGGCCCAGTTCTGCGCGCGGGTCAGGAAGCGGGCGGACCTGCCGACGGTGTCGATGAAGGACATCTACCGGCACTCCACCATCCGGAGCCTGGCCACCGCGCTCGCCGACGCCGCGCCCGTCCCGTCCCCGGCCCCGGTTGCGGAGGCGTCGGCACCGGCGCAGACGCCGACCGGCGTGGGGGCGTCGTCCGACGCGGCGGCAGCGGCCGGTACGCGGCGCTACATCGTCTGCGGAATGCTGCAATTCCTGTTCTTCCTGGTCCATTCCTGCCTCGCCGCTCTCGCCGGTGCGGCGGGGTACGAGTGGATCTCCGCGGGCTCGGGTCTGCTCGACGTCTACTTGCGGGCGGTCCTGTTCGCCGGCGCGGGCTTCGTGGCTCTGTGCACGGTCCCGATCGTGGCGAAGTGGGCGCTCATCGGCCGCTGGCGATCCGGCGAGTTCCCCGTGTGGGGCATGGCCTATCTGCGTTTCTGGGTCGTCAAGACCCTGATCCGGACCAGCCCGCTGCGCCTGTTCGCCGGTTCACCGCTCTACGTGCTCTATCTCAGGGCGCTCGGCGCGCGCATCGGCAAGGGCGTCACGATCCTCTCCCGCACGATCCCGGTCTGCACCGACCTGCTCACCATCGGGGAGGGCACGGTCATCCGCAACGACGTGTCCCTGTCCTGCTACCGCGCCCAGTCCGGCCTGATCCGGACGGGCCCGGTCACCCTCGGCAGCAACGTGCTCGTCAGTGAGCACACGGTCCTCGACATCGACACCGCGATGGGCGACGGCGCTCAGCTGGGCCACGCCTCCTCCCTGCACACCGGCCAGGTGGTGCCCGACGGCGAACCCTGGCACGGCTCGCCGGCGCAGCCCACCGAGGTGGACTACCGGACGGTCGGGCCCACCGGCTGCTCCACGGCCAGAAGGACCGGCTACTGCCTGGTGCAGCTCCTGATTCTGCTGACGGTGTATCTGCCCCTGGCGATGGTCGGCGTGAGCGTCCTCCTGGCCGGCGTCCCGCAGCTTCATGGGCTTCTGAACCAGCAGTCGGCCGCCCTCACCAGCCCGGCGTTCTACGCCGACGCTCTGGCCGTCTCCCTGACCGTCTTCTTCGGCTCCCTGCTCGCCGGCCTCCTGGTCGTGGGCACCGTGCCACGCGTCCTCAACCGGGCCATCAAGCCCGGCAAGGTCTATCCGCTGTACGGCTTCCACTACGGCATCCACCGGGCGATCGTGCTGCTGACCAACAGGAAGTCCTTCACCACGCTCTTCGGCGACAGCTCCGGCATCGTCCACTACCTGCGCTACGTCGGGTACGACCTGTCCCGCGTCGAGCAGACCGGGTCGAACTTCGGCACCGAGGTGCGGCACGAGAACCCGTATCTGAGCTCGGTCGGCACCGGCACCATGATCGCCGACGGGCTGTCGGTCATGAACGCCGACTTCTCGAGCACGTCGTTCCGTGTGTCCCGTACGTCGATCGGGCCCCGCAACTTCCTCGGAAACCGCATCGCCTACCCCCCACAGGGCAAGACCGGTGACAACTGCCTGCTCGCGACGAAGGTCATGGTCCCCATCGACGGACCGGTGCGCGAAGGTGTGGGCCTGCTGGGCTCACCCAGCTTCGAGATCCCGCGCACGGTGATGCGTGACAACAAGTTCAGCCACCTGCAGACCGGCGACGAGCTGCGCCGCCGTCTGGCCGCCAAGAACAGGCACAACGCCGCGACCGCCGGCCTGTACCTGCTGGCGCGGCTGATCCACCTCTTCGTGATCACTCTCATCGCCATGGTCACAGTCGATCTCTACCCCTCGCTCGGCGCACCGGCGATCGCACTGGCCGGCCTTCTCACCCTCACGTTCACCGTCGTCTACTTCGCGCTGATCGAACGGGCCGCCGCCGGATTCAAGCCCCAGAAGCCGCTGTACTGCTCGATCTACGAGCCCTCCTTCTGGCGTCATGAACGCTTCTGGAAGATGGCCTCGGTCGACTACATCCAGATCTTCGACGGCACCCCCTTCAAGAACGTGATCTGGCGGCTGATGGGGGCCCGGATCGGCAAGCGGGTCTTCGACGACGGCTGCTTCCTCCCGGAGCGCACCCTCGTCACCATCGGCGACGACAGCACGCTGAACGCCGGGACCGTGATCCAGTGCCACTCGCAGGAGGACGGCGCCTTCAAGTCCGACCGCAGCACCCTCGGCAGCGGCTGCACCCTCGGGGTCGGCGCCTTCGTCCACTACGGCGTGACGATCGGCGACAGCGCCCTGCTCGCCCCCGACTCCTTCCTCATGAAGGGCGAGGAAATCCCCTCGCGCGCCCAGTGGGGAGGCAACCCGGCCCGCGACATGCCGGACAGCCAGACCCGTCTTGAGGCCCGCCAAGAACGCAACGCCGCCCACGCCGCCCCGGCACGCGGCAACTGA